One window from the genome of Salvelinus fontinalis isolate EN_2023a chromosome 3, ASM2944872v1, whole genome shotgun sequence encodes:
- the LOC129851304 gene encoding sarcalumenin-like isoform X3 produces MKPLQVSVSCLLSLLVLVAADLVVEASSPDELHLHVPLSCDLSCDSTDDHGGQSSSNDTPAPGSVCQSCNPPRSLATPAEEEPLASTEEVPMEKLASEEEEAASEEVVAEEESLESAETSEEVQASEERVEEAASSEEEELEGAASSEEEVVEEAPSSEEEVVEEVEAEHEAEEEKVVEEEEAVEEAVAMEDEVEVVEEEVEETIEEPAVDEPVVEEVTIEEVAEEEAVEEAVEEEVVLVSEPVVEPKLVESEPEPVVEPEVVEPEPEMVVEEVAPEPEPVVEEAAPEPTPEAAEAAPEPGEAVVEEATKLRDCSHIDEMLRLVSAESSPEFAAAIKKLQHIYHSAIKPMEMAYKYNELRAHEVTDGEITSKPMVLFLGPWSVGKSSMINYLLGVHGTPQQLYTGAEPTTSEYTVVMHGDKFRSVEGIVMAADSSRSFSPLEKFGQGFLERLVGIEMPHKLLERVTLVDTPGIIENRKQQERGYPYSEVCQWFIDRADLIFLMFDPTKLDVGGELATLFKQMKGRESQIRIILNKADSLSSQDLMRVYGALFWSMAPLINATEPPRVYVSSFWPTEYAADTSRELFIREEISLLEDLNQVIENQLENKIAFIRQHAIRVRIHALLVDRYLHTYHEKLGWFSDPDEVFRDIVSDPDKFYIFKSILAKTNVSKFDLPDKEAYQDFFGINPPSGFKQLSSLCSWSSGCLIDKIEKAITVELPALLISLGKKDSPPPAKATPAPPPPLPEAKPKNRWRKD; encoded by the exons ATGAAGCCTCTACAGGTCTCTGTGTCCTGCTTGCTCTCCCTGCTTGTCCTGGTCGCTGCAG acCTAGTGGTGGAGGCCTCCAGCCCCGATGAGCTGCATCTCCACGTGCCGCTCTCCTGTGACCTCTCCTGTGACTCCACAGATGACCATGGAGGCCAAAGCTCCTCCAACGACACCCCGGCCCCAGGCTCCGTGTGTCAGTCCTGTAACCCCCCACGAAGTCTTGCTACACCGGCCGAAGAGGAGCCCCTAGCCTCCACAGAGGAGGTCCCCATGGAGAAGTTGGCgagcgaggaggaggaggctgcaTCTGAGGAGGTGGTAGCTGAGGAAGAATCTTTGGAGTCTGCAGAGACTTCAGAGGAGGTCCAAGCAtcagaggagagagtggaggaagctgcctcgtctgaggaggaagaACTGGAGGGAGCTGCCTCGTCTGAAGAAGAAGTAGTGGAGGAAGCTCCCTCGTCTGAAGAAGAGGTTGTAGAGGAGGTTGAGGCAGAACATGAAGCTGAGGAAGAAAAGgttgtagaggaagaggaagcagTTGAGGAAGCTGTGGCCATGGAGGATGAAGTGGAGGTAGTtgaagaggaagtagaggaaaCAATAGAAGAACCTGCAGTAGATGAACCTGTTGTTGAGGAGGTAACGATTGAGGAGGTTGCCGAGGAGGAGGCAGTAGAGGAGGCAGTAGAGGAAGAAGTAGTATTAGTGTCTGAACCTGTGGTGGAACCCAAGCTGGTTGAATCTGAGCCAGAACCTGTGGTGGAACCTGAAGTGGTTGAACCCGAGCCAGAGATGGTGGTCGAGGAGGTGGCTCCAGAACCAGAGCCTGTTGTAGAGGAAGCTGCTCCGGAACCTACTCCGGAAGCTGCGGAAGCCGCTCCAGAACCTGGAGAAGCAG TGGTTGAGGAGGCAACAAAGCTCAGAGACTGCTCCCACATCGATGAGATGCTCCGATTGGTTTCTGCCGAATCCTCGCCTGAGTTCGCAG ctGCTATAAAGAAGCTGCAGCACATCTACCACTCAGCCATCAAGCCCATGGAGATGGCCTACAAGTACAACGAGCTCAGAGCTCACGAGGTCACAG atGGAGAGATCACCTCCAAGCCCATGGTACTGTTTctgggaccctggtctgtaggcaAATCATCCATGATCAACTACCTGCTGGGCGTGCACGGTACCCCACAACAACTTTACACAG gtgCTGAGCCCACAACATCTGAGTACACAGTGGTGATGCACGGTGACAAGTTCCGCTCGGTGGAGGGCATCGTGATGGCAGCCGACAGCTCCAGGTCCTTCTCCCCTCTGGAGAAGTTTGGCCAGGGGTTCCTGGAGAGGCTGGTGGGGATTGAGATGCCCCATAAACTGCTGGAGAGAGTCACCCTGGTGGACACGCCTGGGATTATTGAGAACCGCAAGCAGCAGGAGAGAG GCTACCCCTATAGCGAGGTGTGTCAGTGGTTTATTGACCGTGCTGACCTCATCTTCCTGATGTTTGACCCCACCAAGTTGGACGTGGGCGGGGAGCTGGCGACGTTGTTCAAACAGATGAAG GGCCGAGAGTCCCAGATCCGCATCATCCTGAACAAGGCAGACAGCCTGTCCTCCCAGGACCTGATGCGTGTCTACGGCGCCCTGTTTTGGTCCATGGCTCCTCTCATCAACGCCACAGAGCCTCCCCGGGTCTACGTCAGCTCCTTCTGGCCCACAGAATACGCAGCCGACACCAGCCGAGAGCTCTTCATACGGGAGGAGATCTCACTGCTCGAAGACCTCAACCAG GTAATTGAGAACCAGCTGGAGAACAAGATAGCCTTCATCCGCCAGCACGCCATCCGGGTCAGGATCCACGCCCTGCTGGTAGATCGCTACCTCCATACATACCACGAGAAGCTGGGCTGGTTCAGCGACCCCGACGAGGTGTTCAGGGACATCGTCTCAGACCCTGACAAGTTCTACATCTTCAAGTCCATCCTGGCCAAGACCAAT GTGAGCAAGTTTGACCTGCCAGACAAAGAGGCCTACCAGGACTTCTTTGGCATCAACCCTCCATCAGGCTTTAAGCAGctgtcctccctctgttcctGGTCGTCAGGCTGTCTGATTGACAAGATAGAGAAAGCTATCACTGTGGAGCTCCCTGCCCTACTGATTAGCCTGGGAAAGAAAGACAGTCCACCCCCAGCCAAGGCCACCccagcccctccacccccacTTCCTGAGGCAAAACCCAAGAACCGCTGGCGAAAGGattga
- the LOC129851304 gene encoding sarcalumenin-like isoform X2 has translation MKPLQVSVSCLLSLLVLVAADLVVEASSPDELHLHVPLSCDLSCDSTDDHGGQSSSNDTPAPGSVCQSCNPPRSLATPAEEEPLASTEEVPMEKLASEEEEAASEEVVAEEESLESAETSEEVQASEERVEEAASSEEEELEGAASSEEEVVEEAPSSEEEVVEEVEAEHEAEEEKVVEEEEAVEEAVAMEDEVEVVEEEVEETIEEPAVDEPVVEEVTIEEVAEEEAVEEAVEEEVVLVSEPVVEPKLVESEPEPVVEPEVVEPEPEMVVEEVAPEPEPVVEEAAPEPTPEAAEAAPEPGEAAVVEEATKLRDCSHIDEMLRLVSAESSPEFAAAIKKLQHIYHSAIKPMEMAYKYNELRAHEVTDGEITSKPMVLFLGPWSVGKSSMINYLLGVHGTPQQLYTGAEPTTSEYTVVMHGDKFRSVEGIVMAADSSRSFSPLEKFGQGFLERLVGIEMPHKLLERVTLVDTPGIIENRKQQERGYPYSEVCQWFIDRADLIFLMFDPTKLDVGGELATLFKQMKGRESQIRIILNKADSLSSQDLMRVYGALFWSMAPLINATEPPRVYVSSFWPTEYAADTSRELFIREEISLLEDLNQVIENQLENKIAFIRQHAIRVRIHALLVDRYLHTYHEKLGWFSDPDEVFRDIVSDPDKFYIFKSILAKTNVSKFDLPDKEAYQDFFGINPPSGFKQLSSLCSWSSGCLIDKIEKAITVELPALLISLGKKDSPPPAKATPAPPPPLPEAKPKNRWRKD, from the exons ATGAAGCCTCTACAGGTCTCTGTGTCCTGCTTGCTCTCCCTGCTTGTCCTGGTCGCTGCAG acCTAGTGGTGGAGGCCTCCAGCCCCGATGAGCTGCATCTCCACGTGCCGCTCTCCTGTGACCTCTCCTGTGACTCCACAGATGACCATGGAGGCCAAAGCTCCTCCAACGACACCCCGGCCCCAGGCTCCGTGTGTCAGTCCTGTAACCCCCCACGAAGTCTTGCTACACCGGCCGAAGAGGAGCCCCTAGCCTCCACAGAGGAGGTCCCCATGGAGAAGTTGGCgagcgaggaggaggaggctgcaTCTGAGGAGGTGGTAGCTGAGGAAGAATCTTTGGAGTCTGCAGAGACTTCAGAGGAGGTCCAAGCAtcagaggagagagtggaggaagctgcctcgtctgaggaggaagaACTGGAGGGAGCTGCCTCGTCTGAAGAAGAAGTAGTGGAGGAAGCTCCCTCGTCTGAAGAAGAGGTTGTAGAGGAGGTTGAGGCAGAACATGAAGCTGAGGAAGAAAAGgttgtagaggaagaggaagcagTTGAGGAAGCTGTGGCCATGGAGGATGAAGTGGAGGTAGTtgaagaggaagtagaggaaaCAATAGAAGAACCTGCAGTAGATGAACCTGTTGTTGAGGAGGTAACGATTGAGGAGGTTGCCGAGGAGGAGGCAGTAGAGGAGGCAGTAGAGGAAGAAGTAGTATTAGTGTCTGAACCTGTGGTGGAACCCAAGCTGGTTGAATCTGAGCCAGAACCTGTGGTGGAACCTGAAGTGGTTGAACCCGAGCCAGAGATGGTGGTCGAGGAGGTGGCTCCAGAACCAGAGCCTGTTGTAGAGGAAGCTGCTCCGGAACCTACTCCGGAAGCTGCGGAAGCCGCTCCAGAACCTGGAGAAGCAG CAGTGGTTGAGGAGGCAACAAAGCTCAGAGACTGCTCCCACATCGATGAGATGCTCCGATTGGTTTCTGCCGAATCCTCGCCTGAGTTCGCAG ctGCTATAAAGAAGCTGCAGCACATCTACCACTCAGCCATCAAGCCCATGGAGATGGCCTACAAGTACAACGAGCTCAGAGCTCACGAGGTCACAG atGGAGAGATCACCTCCAAGCCCATGGTACTGTTTctgggaccctggtctgtaggcaAATCATCCATGATCAACTACCTGCTGGGCGTGCACGGTACCCCACAACAACTTTACACAG gtgCTGAGCCCACAACATCTGAGTACACAGTGGTGATGCACGGTGACAAGTTCCGCTCGGTGGAGGGCATCGTGATGGCAGCCGACAGCTCCAGGTCCTTCTCCCCTCTGGAGAAGTTTGGCCAGGGGTTCCTGGAGAGGCTGGTGGGGATTGAGATGCCCCATAAACTGCTGGAGAGAGTCACCCTGGTGGACACGCCTGGGATTATTGAGAACCGCAAGCAGCAGGAGAGAG GCTACCCCTATAGCGAGGTGTGTCAGTGGTTTATTGACCGTGCTGACCTCATCTTCCTGATGTTTGACCCCACCAAGTTGGACGTGGGCGGGGAGCTGGCGACGTTGTTCAAACAGATGAAG GGCCGAGAGTCCCAGATCCGCATCATCCTGAACAAGGCAGACAGCCTGTCCTCCCAGGACCTGATGCGTGTCTACGGCGCCCTGTTTTGGTCCATGGCTCCTCTCATCAACGCCACAGAGCCTCCCCGGGTCTACGTCAGCTCCTTCTGGCCCACAGAATACGCAGCCGACACCAGCCGAGAGCTCTTCATACGGGAGGAGATCTCACTGCTCGAAGACCTCAACCAG GTAATTGAGAACCAGCTGGAGAACAAGATAGCCTTCATCCGCCAGCACGCCATCCGGGTCAGGATCCACGCCCTGCTGGTAGATCGCTACCTCCATACATACCACGAGAAGCTGGGCTGGTTCAGCGACCCCGACGAGGTGTTCAGGGACATCGTCTCAGACCCTGACAAGTTCTACATCTTCAAGTCCATCCTGGCCAAGACCAAT GTGAGCAAGTTTGACCTGCCAGACAAAGAGGCCTACCAGGACTTCTTTGGCATCAACCCTCCATCAGGCTTTAAGCAGctgtcctccctctgttcctGGTCGTCAGGCTGTCTGATTGACAAGATAGAGAAAGCTATCACTGTGGAGCTCCCTGCCCTACTGATTAGCCTGGGAAAGAAAGACAGTCCACCCCCAGCCAAGGCCACCccagcccctccacccccacTTCCTGAGGCAAAACCCAAGAACCGCTGGCGAAAGGattga
- the LOC129851304 gene encoding sarcalumenin-like isoform X1, protein MKPLQVSVSCLLSLLVLVAADLVVEASSPDELHLHVPLSCDLSCDSTDDHGGQSSSNDTPAPGSVCQSCNPPRSLATPAEEEPLASTEEVPMEKLASEEEEAASEEVVAEEESLESAETSEEVQASEERVEEAASSEEEELEGAASSEEEVVEEAPSSEEEVVEEVEAEHEAEEEKVVEEEEAVEEAVAMEDEVEVVEEEVEETIEEPAVDEPVVEEVTIEEVAEEEAVEEAVEEEVVLVSEPVVEPKLVESEPEPVVEPEVVEPEPEMVVEEVAPEPEPVVEEAAPEPTPEAAEAAPEPGEAGEVVVEAVKEEELVEEELVEEVAAVLEEVHVFEEEAVVEEEAPVVVVKEDATVVEEAPVEDVTVEDAPAKAEAPAKVVEEATKLRDCSHIDEMLRLVSAESSPEFAAAIKKLQHIYHSAIKPMEMAYKYNELRAHEVTDGEITSKPMVLFLGPWSVGKSSMINYLLGVHGTPQQLYTGAEPTTSEYTVVMHGDKFRSVEGIVMAADSSRSFSPLEKFGQGFLERLVGIEMPHKLLERVTLVDTPGIIENRKQQERGYPYSEVCQWFIDRADLIFLMFDPTKLDVGGELATLFKQMKGRESQIRIILNKADSLSSQDLMRVYGALFWSMAPLINATEPPRVYVSSFWPTEYAADTSRELFIREEISLLEDLNQVIENQLENKIAFIRQHAIRVRIHALLVDRYLHTYHEKLGWFSDPDEVFRDIVSDPDKFYIFKSILAKTNVSKFDLPDKEAYQDFFGINPPSGFKQLSSLCSWSSGCLIDKIEKAITVELPALLISLGKKDSPPPAKATPAPPPPLPEAKPKNRWRKD, encoded by the exons ATGAAGCCTCTACAGGTCTCTGTGTCCTGCTTGCTCTCCCTGCTTGTCCTGGTCGCTGCAG acCTAGTGGTGGAGGCCTCCAGCCCCGATGAGCTGCATCTCCACGTGCCGCTCTCCTGTGACCTCTCCTGTGACTCCACAGATGACCATGGAGGCCAAAGCTCCTCCAACGACACCCCGGCCCCAGGCTCCGTGTGTCAGTCCTGTAACCCCCCACGAAGTCTTGCTACACCGGCCGAAGAGGAGCCCCTAGCCTCCACAGAGGAGGTCCCCATGGAGAAGTTGGCgagcgaggaggaggaggctgcaTCTGAGGAGGTGGTAGCTGAGGAAGAATCTTTGGAGTCTGCAGAGACTTCAGAGGAGGTCCAAGCAtcagaggagagagtggaggaagctgcctcgtctgaggaggaagaACTGGAGGGAGCTGCCTCGTCTGAAGAAGAAGTAGTGGAGGAAGCTCCCTCGTCTGAAGAAGAGGTTGTAGAGGAGGTTGAGGCAGAACATGAAGCTGAGGAAGAAAAGgttgtagaggaagaggaagcagTTGAGGAAGCTGTGGCCATGGAGGATGAAGTGGAGGTAGTtgaagaggaagtagaggaaaCAATAGAAGAACCTGCAGTAGATGAACCTGTTGTTGAGGAGGTAACGATTGAGGAGGTTGCCGAGGAGGAGGCAGTAGAGGAGGCAGTAGAGGAAGAAGTAGTATTAGTGTCTGAACCTGTGGTGGAACCCAAGCTGGTTGAATCTGAGCCAGAACCTGTGGTGGAACCTGAAGTGGTTGAACCCGAGCCAGAGATGGTGGTCGAGGAGGTGGCTCCAGAACCAGAGCCTGTTGTAGAGGAAGCTGCTCCGGAACCTACTCCGGAAGCTGCGGAAGCCGCTCCAGAACCTGGAGAAGCAGGTGAGGTGGTTGTGGaggcagtgaaggaggaggagctGGTGGAGGAGGAGCTGGTGGAGGAGGTGGCAGCTGTTTTGGAGGAGGTACATGTTTTTGAGGAGGAAGCGGTGGTGGAAGAGGAggcacctgttgttgttgttaaggAGGATGCGACTGTTGTTGAGGAGGCGCCTGTTGAGGATGTGACAGTGGAGGATGCACCAGCAAAGGCAGAAGCACCAGCAAAAG TGGTTGAGGAGGCAACAAAGCTCAGAGACTGCTCCCACATCGATGAGATGCTCCGATTGGTTTCTGCCGAATCCTCGCCTGAGTTCGCAG ctGCTATAAAGAAGCTGCAGCACATCTACCACTCAGCCATCAAGCCCATGGAGATGGCCTACAAGTACAACGAGCTCAGAGCTCACGAGGTCACAG atGGAGAGATCACCTCCAAGCCCATGGTACTGTTTctgggaccctggtctgtaggcaAATCATCCATGATCAACTACCTGCTGGGCGTGCACGGTACCCCACAACAACTTTACACAG gtgCTGAGCCCACAACATCTGAGTACACAGTGGTGATGCACGGTGACAAGTTCCGCTCGGTGGAGGGCATCGTGATGGCAGCCGACAGCTCCAGGTCCTTCTCCCCTCTGGAGAAGTTTGGCCAGGGGTTCCTGGAGAGGCTGGTGGGGATTGAGATGCCCCATAAACTGCTGGAGAGAGTCACCCTGGTGGACACGCCTGGGATTATTGAGAACCGCAAGCAGCAGGAGAGAG GCTACCCCTATAGCGAGGTGTGTCAGTGGTTTATTGACCGTGCTGACCTCATCTTCCTGATGTTTGACCCCACCAAGTTGGACGTGGGCGGGGAGCTGGCGACGTTGTTCAAACAGATGAAG GGCCGAGAGTCCCAGATCCGCATCATCCTGAACAAGGCAGACAGCCTGTCCTCCCAGGACCTGATGCGTGTCTACGGCGCCCTGTTTTGGTCCATGGCTCCTCTCATCAACGCCACAGAGCCTCCCCGGGTCTACGTCAGCTCCTTCTGGCCCACAGAATACGCAGCCGACACCAGCCGAGAGCTCTTCATACGGGAGGAGATCTCACTGCTCGAAGACCTCAACCAG GTAATTGAGAACCAGCTGGAGAACAAGATAGCCTTCATCCGCCAGCACGCCATCCGGGTCAGGATCCACGCCCTGCTGGTAGATCGCTACCTCCATACATACCACGAGAAGCTGGGCTGGTTCAGCGACCCCGACGAGGTGTTCAGGGACATCGTCTCAGACCCTGACAAGTTCTACATCTTCAAGTCCATCCTGGCCAAGACCAAT GTGAGCAAGTTTGACCTGCCAGACAAAGAGGCCTACCAGGACTTCTTTGGCATCAACCCTCCATCAGGCTTTAAGCAGctgtcctccctctgttcctGGTCGTCAGGCTGTCTGATTGACAAGATAGAGAAAGCTATCACTGTGGAGCTCCCTGCCCTACTGATTAGCCTGGGAAAGAAAGACAGTCCACCCCCAGCCAAGGCCACCccagcccctccacccccacTTCCTGAGGCAAAACCCAAGAACCGCTGGCGAAAGGattga